A part of Myxococcus landrumus genomic DNA contains:
- a CDS encoding acyl-CoA synthetase: protein MFIGDWMGRGALYWPEHVAVVDTAKGAAGRFTYRDLNARAEALGGWLRDVAGVKRGDRVGLVAHNGVEYLDVLFACGKLGAIFVPYNWRLHAAELTDLVRAIRPRVLLFGEDFRDAVAQVREHMGDSLHLVSLESQGLPGATAYAETLAHRPTAPVKNDAVAEEDILCLLFTGGTTGRSKGACISYRMVAWNTLNTLVHEVRPGDVTVTHTPMFHTGGLLVYTVPLLTAGGTVVIMRRWEPEELLALIPREKVSLFFAVPTQYQQLLDSPRFASTDFSSVRFMTSGGAALPVPLIQAWQAVHAVPFKQGFGMTEFGPGIFSMGPEFAVSKAGSIGRPNYFIAAKLVDDDGREVPTGEVGELVLKGPSMCSGYFEDEAATREAIDAEGWFHSGDLARVDADGFFTIAGRKKDMFISGGENVYPLELESVLYEHPAVQQCSVVGVPDAKWGEVGRAFVVLKPGAESSGDALLEHLRGRVARFKVPKRVELVERLPVSAAGKILKRELREAAIAADAPR from the coding sequence ATGTTCATCGGAGACTGGATGGGGCGGGGCGCCCTGTACTGGCCCGAGCACGTCGCGGTGGTGGACACGGCCAAGGGCGCCGCCGGCCGCTTCACCTATCGCGACCTGAATGCGCGCGCCGAGGCGCTCGGCGGCTGGCTGCGCGACGTCGCTGGCGTGAAGCGCGGCGACCGCGTGGGCCTGGTCGCCCACAACGGCGTGGAGTACCTGGACGTCCTCTTCGCCTGCGGGAAGCTGGGCGCCATCTTCGTCCCCTACAACTGGCGCCTGCACGCCGCCGAGCTCACCGACCTGGTGCGCGCCATCCGCCCGCGCGTGCTCCTCTTCGGCGAGGACTTCCGCGACGCCGTGGCCCAGGTGCGAGAGCACATGGGCGACTCGCTCCACCTCGTCTCGCTGGAGTCCCAGGGCCTGCCGGGCGCCACCGCGTACGCGGAGACCCTCGCGCACCGTCCCACCGCGCCCGTGAAGAACGACGCGGTGGCCGAGGAGGACATCCTCTGCCTGCTCTTCACCGGCGGCACCACGGGCCGCTCGAAGGGCGCGTGCATCAGCTACCGCATGGTGGCGTGGAACACGCTCAACACGCTGGTGCACGAGGTGCGCCCCGGCGACGTCACGGTGACGCACACGCCCATGTTCCACACGGGCGGCCTCCTGGTCTACACGGTGCCGCTGCTCACCGCCGGTGGCACCGTGGTCATCATGCGCCGCTGGGAGCCGGAGGAATTGCTCGCGCTCATCCCTCGCGAGAAGGTGTCGCTCTTCTTCGCCGTGCCCACGCAGTATCAGCAGTTGCTCGACTCGCCGCGCTTCGCGAGCACGGACTTCTCCTCCGTGCGCTTCATGACCAGCGGTGGCGCGGCGCTGCCGGTGCCGCTCATCCAGGCGTGGCAGGCCGTGCATGCGGTGCCCTTCAAGCAGGGCTTCGGCATGACGGAGTTCGGCCCGGGAATCTTCAGCATGGGGCCCGAGTTCGCGGTGTCGAAGGCGGGCTCCATCGGCCGCCCCAACTACTTCATCGCCGCGAAGCTGGTGGACGACGACGGCCGCGAGGTGCCGACGGGCGAGGTGGGTGAGCTCGTCCTCAAGGGGCCCTCGATGTGCTCGGGCTACTTCGAGGACGAGGCCGCCACGCGCGAGGCCATCGACGCGGAGGGCTGGTTCCACTCGGGGGACCTGGCGCGCGTGGACGCGGATGGGTTCTTCACCATCGCCGGCCGCAAGAAGGACATGTTCATCTCCGGCGGAGAGAACGTGTACCCGCTGGAGCTGGAGTCGGTGCTCTACGAGCACCCCGCGGTGCAGCAGTGCTCCGTCGTCGGCGTGCCCGACGCGAAGTGGGGCGAGGTGGGCCGCGCCTTCGTGGTGCTCAAGCCGGGAGCGGAGTCCTCCGGGGACGCGCTGCTCGAGCACCTGCGTGGCCGGGTGGCGCGCTTCAAGGTGCCCAAGCGGGTGGAGTTGGTGGAGCGCCTGCCGGTGTCCGCGGCGGGGAAGATTCTCAAGCGAGAGCTGCGCGAGGCGGCCATCGCCGCCGACGCACCGCGCTGA
- a CDS encoding 3-oxoacyl-ACP synthase III family protein codes for MRYAQILSTGRYVPEKVLTNADVEKLLGESVDEWLQQNVGIKQRHVMADSQATSDLCVAAARQALERSGTKPEELDLIIVATDTPDYLSPATSSVVQAKLGAVNAGTYDLNCACAGWVTALDVGSKTIAADDSYRRILVVGAYAMTRYVNWKDKKTCTLFADGAGAVVLGAGDKPGFMGAKLLANGEYHDALGIYTGGTNRPATAETLPLTDGKPAVQFVRKFPATFNTERWPMLLDQLLKKQSQTLDDVKLFVFTQLNLRTIEATMKVLGQPMEKAHYTMDKWGYTGSACIPMTLDDAVVQGKVRRGDLVAFCASGGGLAMASALYRWTA; via the coding sequence ATGCGATACGCGCAGATCCTCTCCACTGGCCGTTACGTCCCCGAGAAGGTCCTCACCAACGCGGACGTCGAGAAGCTCCTCGGCGAGTCCGTGGACGAGTGGCTCCAGCAGAACGTGGGCATCAAGCAGCGCCACGTCATGGCCGACTCCCAGGCCACCAGTGACCTGTGCGTCGCCGCCGCCCGCCAGGCGCTGGAGCGCTCCGGGACGAAGCCGGAGGAGCTGGACCTCATCATCGTCGCCACCGACACGCCCGACTACCTGAGCCCCGCCACGTCCTCCGTGGTGCAGGCCAAGCTGGGCGCCGTCAACGCCGGCACGTATGACCTCAACTGCGCGTGCGCGGGCTGGGTGACGGCGCTGGACGTGGGCTCCAAGACGATTGCCGCGGACGACAGCTACCGCCGCATCCTCGTCGTCGGCGCGTACGCGATGACCCGCTACGTGAACTGGAAGGACAAGAAGACCTGCACCCTGTTCGCGGACGGCGCGGGCGCGGTGGTGCTGGGCGCGGGCGACAAGCCCGGCTTCATGGGCGCGAAGCTCCTGGCCAACGGCGAGTACCACGACGCGCTCGGCATCTACACCGGCGGAACGAACCGCCCCGCCACCGCGGAGACGCTGCCCCTCACGGACGGCAAGCCCGCCGTGCAGTTCGTCCGCAAGTTCCCCGCGACGTTCAACACCGAGCGCTGGCCCATGCTCCTGGACCAGCTCCTCAAGAAGCAGTCGCAGACGCTGGATGACGTGAAGTTGTTCGTCTTCACCCAGCTCAACCTGCGCACCATCGAGGCCACCATGAAGGTGCTGGGCCAGCCCATGGAGAAGGCCCACTACACGATGGACAAGTGGGGCTACACCGGCTCGGCCTGCATCCCGATGACGCTCGACGACGCCGTCGTCCAGGGCAAGGTGCGGCGCGGTGATTTGGTCGCCTTCTGTGCCAGCGGCGGTGGTCTCGCCATGGCCTCCGCCCTCTATCGCTGGACGGCCTGA
- a CDS encoding TetR/AcrR family transcriptional regulator — translation MNRPSTSPDRSGPVTPRGQRTRAKLLKAAESVFGEKGYESASIADITRKSGVALGTFYVYFPDKQSIFIEVVDDLGTRLRRLIGDSTSRCDNRMDVEREGLRTFFQFVRQHPNLYRVVRQAEFVDTDCYRRYYDRFAKGYVTGLSNAMDAGEVRRMDPETLAYCLMGIGDFLGMRWVLWEEDPGLERVLDTAMSLIRHGLDSRPAPAARNGVKAPASKTAKTPKKNTLRPARRPARSARS, via the coding sequence ATGAATCGGCCTTCAACTTCTCCAGACCGCTCCGGACCCGTCACCCCGCGAGGACAGCGGACGCGTGCGAAGCTGCTGAAGGCCGCGGAGTCGGTCTTCGGAGAGAAGGGCTACGAGAGCGCGTCCATCGCGGACATCACCCGCAAGAGCGGCGTGGCGCTCGGCACGTTCTACGTCTACTTCCCCGACAAGCAGTCCATCTTCATCGAAGTCGTCGACGACCTGGGCACGCGCCTGCGCCGCCTCATCGGTGACTCCACCTCCCGCTGCGACAACCGCATGGATGTGGAGCGCGAGGGCCTGCGCACCTTCTTCCAGTTCGTCCGCCAGCACCCCAACCTCTACCGCGTCGTGCGCCAGGCCGAGTTCGTCGACACCGACTGCTACCGCCGCTACTACGACCGCTTCGCCAAGGGCTACGTCACTGGCCTCTCCAACGCCATGGACGCGGGCGAAGTGCGCCGCATGGACCCGGAGACCCTCGCCTACTGCTTGATGGGCATCGGCGACTTCCTCGGCATGCGCTGGGTGCTGTGGGAGGAGGACCCGGGCCTCGAGCGCGTCCTCGACACCGCGATGAGCCTCATCCGCCACGGCCTCGACTCCCGCCCCGCCCCCGCGGCCCGCAACGGCGTGAAGGCCCCCGCGTCCAAGACCGCCAAGACACCGAAGAAGAACACGCTGCGTCCCGCGCGCCGTCCGGCGCGGAGCGCCCGGAGCTGA
- a CDS encoding TraB/GumN family protein, with the protein MKRPSFLPLSLLLVALLGAGCASTPAARKYVPVDSGNAFLWEVKDSRGGVAYLVGSIHMGKPGALALPAAMEAAFSKSEVLAVEVDTTRTDPNEMQKLVRELGTFPEGQSLSQRLDPSTRALLDRTATRLGISAQGLERLRPWLAGLLLNNLEFQAAGYQQGHGVDRAFLDRAHGIQKQVLELETADGQLRMLAGTPDKLQDLMLRDQLRREQGPAEIVEALTSAWKAGDADGMASLLLEGAKDTTYRPVYERVFFERNVQMTHKLEALLAEPRVHLVVVGAGHVVGPEGIVALLLKKGHTVRQLPRDTSP; encoded by the coding sequence ATGAAGCGCCCGTCGTTCCTCCCACTGTCCCTGCTCCTCGTCGCGTTGCTCGGCGCGGGCTGCGCTTCCACGCCCGCCGCGCGGAAGTACGTCCCTGTCGACTCCGGCAACGCCTTCCTGTGGGAAGTGAAGGACTCGCGCGGCGGCGTCGCGTACCTCGTCGGCTCCATCCACATGGGCAAGCCCGGCGCCCTCGCCCTCCCCGCCGCCATGGAGGCCGCCTTCTCCAAGTCCGAGGTCCTCGCCGTCGAGGTCGACACCACCCGCACCGACCCCAACGAGATGCAGAAGCTCGTGCGCGAGCTGGGCACCTTCCCCGAAGGCCAGAGCCTCTCCCAGCGCCTGGACCCCAGCACCCGCGCGCTCCTCGACCGCACCGCCACGCGCCTGGGCATCTCCGCCCAGGGACTCGAGCGGCTGCGCCCCTGGCTCGCGGGCCTGCTGCTCAACAACCTCGAGTTCCAGGCCGCCGGCTACCAACAAGGCCACGGCGTCGACCGGGCCTTCCTCGACCGCGCCCACGGCATCCAGAAACAAGTGCTGGAGCTGGAGACCGCCGACGGACAGCTCCGCATGCTCGCGGGCACTCCCGACAAGCTCCAGGACCTCATGCTCCGCGACCAGCTCCGCCGCGAACAGGGCCCCGCTGAAATCGTCGAGGCCCTCACCTCCGCCTGGAAGGCCGGCGACGCGGACGGCATGGCCAGCCTCCTGCTCGAAGGCGCCAAGGACACCACCTACCGCCCCGTCTACGAGCGCGTCTTCTTCGAGCGCAATGTCCAGATGACCCACAAGCTCGAAGCCCTGCTCGCCGAGCCCCGCGTCCACCTGGTCGTCGTCGGCGCCGGACACGTCGTCGGCCCCGAGGGCATCGTCGCCCTCCTCCTGAAGAAGGGCCACACCGTGCGCCAGCTCCCGCGCGACACCTCCCCGTAG